The genomic interval CATCACCCCAAGCCAGCCAAAATGCACCTTCTGACCCAGTTTCAGCTGCTTGACGGCATCCATGGCGACGTTGATGGGGATGGAGAAGGACAGCCCCATGTAGCCGCCACTGTTGGTGTAGATCTGGTCGTTGATACCCACTACTTGGCCACGCATGTTGAAAAGCGGCCCACCCGAATTGCCCGGATTGATGGGCACGTCCGTCTGGATGAAGGGGATGTAGGGGTCGTCGGGGAGGGGCCGGGAGGTGGCACTCACCACGCCCTGGGTTACGCTATTCTCGAAACCGAAGGGCGCCCCCACGGCCAGCACCCACTGACCCACCTCCAGTTTACTGGAGTCGCCGATCTGCACGGTGGGAAGATTCTTGGCATCGATCTTCAGGAGGGCCACATCGATGCGGGTGGACAGACCCACCAGTTTCGCCTCGTACTGCTGGTGATTGGTGAGGCTGACGATGATCTTCTGCGCGCCCTTGACCACATGCGCCGCGGTGACGATATAGCCATCGGGACTGACGATGAAGCCGGAGCCCAGGGACTGTACCTGATATTTGTCCTCAGGCCCTCCGCCAGGTCCCTGGGGCCCGAAGAAGGGAGCAAAGAACTGATTCAGGGGCGAATTGGGCGGAAAGGGCGACCCAGCGTTGCGGGCTACCTTGGTCTCCGTGGTGCTGATATTGACCACGGCCGGTCCGTATTGGCGGACGATGGGAGTAAAATCGGGGAGGTTGACCAAGGTCGAGGTATTGGCCGCATCGGCATAGACCGGCGACAAGGCACCAATACCCAGACTCAGAACCACCGCAACGGCAACCAGCGGGCTCTTCAGGCCCGCAAAACGCTCTCTCCGCACAAAGCCTCCCTAACATCTCCTGGTTGATCGATACCGCGGTGACACCTGCCCTCCCAGGCGCCCGCGCAGGCCAGGCGCGAACGCGCCTGCCCCTTGTCTACGGATGACTACTCTAAAGCACTGAGAACGAAAACACCATCAGGGTTGACCGGCGGGAGCCCAAAGGTCCGGACTGGCAATGCCGGCACCACGCTCATAGCGGGTGGGAAGAAGTCTGCCCCCGAAGGATGCCGGATCGTAGCCGGCGTAACCCAGGGCGGCATTGGGGAAAGCGCGCCCGCTTGGCACCCAGATCCGACGGATATCGCGCTGGATGAGCAAATCGGCGCGACTGTCCGGCTCCACCGTGGTCACGAAACGCACTGGTCGCAGGGCAAAAACCGTCTTGCCGCCGTTATCCATGGCCACTGCCTGCGTGGCACTCGCCCCACGGGACGAACTCGCCATCTGACTGGTGGGGACATGTCCCCGCCCGGGCAGGAAGCTCAGGAGCGACACCGCCAGCACGACCACCGCCGCTGCCGCCGAGGCCTTGAACCAAGGACCATTGGCGGGACGGCGCCGGCTTTCCAGTGCCCCTTCCTCCGTCTCCAGGGCGATGGCCGCCCGCACCCGGGCGGCAAAATCCGCTGGTGCCGGCCGCTGGCCAGAGCGCCCCTGCTGAAGGAGAAAACTCACCCGATGCTGCCGCTCCCAAGCCTCGGCCAAGGCGGCTTCGCGCTCCAGCCGTTGCGCCATGCGCTCCGCCTCCAGCCCCTGCAGCTCCCCTGCCATGAACGCCATCAAGGCTTTCTGCGACTCATCGTTCATGATCACTCTGCTCCAACAAGGGCGCCAACACCTTGGCAATGGCTTCGCGCGCCCGAAAAATCCGCGACCGCACCGTACCCACCGGACACTCCATCACCTGCGCTATCTCGTCGTAACTGAGTCCCTCAAACTCGCGCAGGGTCACCGCAATGCGCAGATCCTCCGGCAAGGCCGTCAGCGCTGCGTCGATATGCTGGGCGATCTCCTTGGTCAGCAGGAGACCTTCCGGGGTATCGTACTCCCTTAGTCCATCGGCACTGGCAAATTGTTCCGCATCCTCGGTCTCGACGTCGGCGATGGACACCTGCCGACCCTGGGCGACCAGGTGGTTCTTGGCGGTGTTGACGGCGATACGATAAAGCCAGGTATAAAAGGCGCTGTCGCCACGAAAGTTCTTGAGCGCCCGGTAGGCCTTGACGAAAGCTTCCTGGGCTACGTCCTCGGCTTCCTCGGGGTTGCGCACAAAACGTCCGACCAGGGCGAGCACCCGATGCTGGTATTTACGCACCAGGAGATCGAAGGCCGCCTTTTCGCCCTTCTGGACCCGCCGCACGAGGACCAGGTCGCTCTGCGCACCGGCATCCTGTCCCACCGATTCGCCGCGTCCTGTCTTCTCTGTCATTCGGCCTATCCTTCTGCACTGCACACGTCCGCGCTGGCCGGGTGGCAAATCCTGCGGCCTTCTTCACCTGTTTGTGCAGGGCATCGTATCATGAGGAATACGCCATCGCGCAATCGCCCCACGGCCAAGGAAGCCATGCCCTCTTTCGATTTTCTCATCATCGGCGCCGGCGCCGCCGGACTGCGCGCAGCGCTCGGGCTTGCGCCACTGGGCCGGGTGGCCGTCCTCAGCAAGGGTGAGGCAACGGACTCTGCCAGCGACTGGGCCCAGGGCGGCATTGCCGCGGTAACGGACTTCGTCCGAGACAGCATCGCCGCCCACGTTGCCGACACCCTTGCCGCCGGTGGTGGTCTATGCCATCCGGAGCGGGTCGAGGCGATCGTTGCGGCGGGACCCGCGGTAATCGAAGAGCTTGCCGGGTGGGGAGTGCCCTTCGACCGCGAACACGGCAGCTGGCAACTGACCCGGGAGGGTGGCCACGGCACGCGGCGCGTGCTGCACGTTGCCGACCACACCGGTGCCGCCATTACCCGAACCCTGCTGGCCCAGGTATATCGCGAGAACCAGATACGGATCTTCCCGCACACCATGGCCCTGGATCTCATCCGGGACGACGAGCGTTGCCTGGGCGCCTGGGTCCTGGATGCCCAGGGTCGGATCAAGGCCTTTACCGCGCGCGCGGTGGTCCTCGCCAGCGGGGGTGCCGGCCAGGTCTACCAGCACAGCAGTAGCCCCAGGGGGGCCAACGGCGACGGCCTAGCCATGGCCTGGCGCGCTGGAGCGGCGCTGGCCAACCTCGAGTTCATCCAGTTCCATCCCACGACGCTCTACGACCCGGGTCAGCCCGCGTTCCTGCTCTCGGAGGCACTGCGAGGTGAGGGCGCCAGACTGCGTCTGCCGGGCGGCGAGGCCTTTCTGGAAAAGTACGACGAGCGCGCCGAACTGGCTCCACGGGACGTGGTGGCGCGCGCCATGGCCATGGAAATGCGCCAGCGCGGTATCCAACACCTCTGCCTGGATATTCACGAACAGGACTGCGAGCGGATCCGCCGGCACTTTCCCGGCATCTACGCCCATTGCCAGAAGCGCGGCTACGATCTTTGCCGGGAAGCCGTACCGGTCGTGCCGGCGGCACACTACACCTGCGGAGGCATCGTCACCGACCCCTCGGGCCAGACCACCCTGCCCGGTCTGTATGCCGCCGGTGAAGCGGCCTGGACGGGCCTGCACGGTGCCAATCGCCTGGCCAGCAACTCCCTCCTGGAATGCCTGGTCACCGCCCGCGCCATCGCCACCCACCTGGCTGGCCTCGCGACCCTGCCCGCGGCCGCCAGCGTGGTGCCGGCAAAACCCGATATCCTGCCAGCGCTACCCGCCGACGTCGCGCACGAACGCGGACGGGCCCTACAGCACCTCATGTGGACACAGGTAGGGATCTTGCGCCGCCAGGCAGAACTGCAGCGGGCCATGGAGCAGCTCACCCAGTGGCTTGAGGAAGACGCCCTCGCCGCCACCGGGATCGCCGTGGAGATCACCCACAACGCCTTTCGCAATCGCTTGCAGTGCGCATGGCTCATGACCCGCGGCGCCCTCGCGCGGCATGAATCGCGCGGCTGCCACTACGATGCCGATCACCCCAATCCGCACCAGCCCCCGGAGGATCTCATCCAGTGCCTGGGGTCGGCGCAGCCCGAGCGTCGTCCCATCGGCGCCGCAGATGCAGACGCCAGCGTCGCCAGGACTCTGCCGTCGGCGGCATCGGGGACAACACGGTGAGTCTCGTACCATCCTCACGCTGCAAGGGCAGCACCAGGAGCCTTGGCGCAAGGAGCATGCCCGACCGCAGGGCGACACCGCAGGAGCGACCGTCCGCGTAGTGCAGCCGGAGTGTTCCTGCCGAGTCCAGGGACAGGCCGCAAGGCAAGCTCTCCACCTGCGCCCGACGCCAGGGGCAGAGCAACGCACTCACTACGGCTACCAACGCGAGGCAGAGCAGGCCCCAGCGCCAGTGGTGAACGAGGGTCAGGGTGGCCGACAGGGCAACCAACACACAAGGTAGGGCCAATAAGGCCAACTGCTGGGTAGGGGAACCCAACTCCAGCCAGCCTAGACTTGGGTCGACGGTCCCCGCGGCGCTATCATCCCGCCGTACACTCATCCCCAAGGAGCACCCCCATGACCCATTCGTCCTTCCTGGCACCGCTTTCCGAGGAACTGGGCATCCTCCATTGCCATGGAGCCGACGCGGAGAAATTCCTGCAAGGGCAATTCTCCAACGATTTGACGAGCCTGCCCAGCCCCGGCGGTCAGTGGAGCAGCTACAGCACCGCCAAAGGCCGGATGATTGCCAACTTCTATCTGCTCCGCGACGACGATGGCTTCTGGCTCCTGCTGTCCCGGGATCTGACGGAAACGGTGGCAGAACGGCTGCGCAAGTTTCGTCTGATGGCCAAGGTGGACATCGAGGACGCCGGCACCACGCACGCGCTCTTGGCCCTCTGGGGCGCGGGCGCTACAGAAGTACTGGGCAACCCCGGCGGCGAGGATGTCCCGGCCACGCCACACGCGGTGAGTGTGCGCAACGGCGCCAGGATAGTGCGCTTGCCTTGGCCCGAACCCTCCTTTCTGATCCTTGCCAGCGGTGACGATATCGCATCCTGGGGTGAGCAGCTGCGCGCTCGCGGAGCGCACGAGGCGACGGGGGCAGACTGGCGTCTGGGCAGCATCCGCGCCGGTATTGCCTTCATCAACGCCGCCACCACCGAGCAGGTGATCCCCCAGGAACTCAATCTCGAAGTCCTGGGTGGTATCAGCTTCACCAAAGGCTGTTATCCCGGCCAAGAGATCGTGGCACGCTCCCATTACCTGGGGCGTCTCAAGAATCAGTGCTATCGCCTACGCGCCCACGCGCCGCTCGCGCCCGGACGTGCCATCTTCAGCGCCGCCATGGGAGAGCAGAGCATCGGCCTCGTGATTCAGGCGGCCGCCGTGGGTGACGGCAGTTTCGAGGCCCTGGCGGTAGTGCGTGCCGAAGACGCCGAGCACAGCACCCTGGGTTTGGAAGCACAGGGGCAGGTCCCCCTGGAAAAGCTGGAACTTCCCTACAGCCTGCCCTTGCAGAAGGCAGCGGAGGCCAACTGATGTGGGGACTCCTGGTGGGCGTCGTGAGCTACTTTCCGGCGGCCTGGTACGGCCACCGCTTCCTGGAAGGGCAAGGCATGGAACCGGGCTTTATGCGCAAGCTCAGTGTCTTTCTCTTCGCCAGCATCGTCTCCACGGCTCTGGGCTATGGGGTTTCCCTCGTCACCAGCAGCCCGGCGCACCGACGCGCAGAAGCCGGCCTCCAGCGCCAGACCCTGCAGCTTTTAGGCAGCGCCGCACGCTGCACCCAGAATCCTGGCCTGCCCCAATGCTCCCAGGACCGGGCCGAAGCCGAGCAGCTACTGGGCAAGATCCTGGGAGGCGCACCTGCTAAGTCGCACTGAGCTCCGCCGCAGTCCGAAAACTGGCAAAGTGGCGCAGACGACCATCGGGCCGGGCGATGAGTTCGGCATAGGTCCCGGCCTCCACCACCTGGCCACCGTCCAGGATCAGGATCTGGTCCATGTCCTTCAGGCCCAGCAGCCGATGGGTGATGTAGATGACGGTGCGTCCTTTCATCAAGGCCTTGAGGGCGTCAAGGAAGTGCGCCTCGGTGATGGCATCCAGGCCTTCCGTGGGCTCATCCAGCAGCAGAATGGGACTATCCTTGAGGAAAGCACGGGCGATGGCCACGCGCCGAGCCTGACCTCCGGACAGATTGACCCCCCCCTCGCCGACGATATTGTCGAGCCCCTGGGGAAGGCTGCGCACGAATTCGTCCAACTGCGCCGCCGCCAGCGCCGCCCAGAGCTCCTCCTCGTCCGCGTCGCCCTTGGCCAGCAACAGGTTGTCGCGGATGGTGCTGTGGAATAGGTAGCTGCGTTGCGACACGACGGCAAAGTAGCGACGCAGATCGTCGGCGGGAAAGTCGCGCAGTTCCACTCCACCCAGACGGGCCGACCCCCCCTGATAATCGTAGAAGCGCAGGAGCAGGTTGACGATACTGCTCTTGCCGGCACCAGTGGCACCGAGGATGGCCGTCCGGCTTCCCTCCGGTACCCGCAGGCTCAAGCCGCGCAGAGCATCGGTCTGAGCGTCAGGGTAGCGTAGGCGCAGGTCACGCATCTCGAGGTCGAGTCCAGCAGGCTGCGGCGCCGGCCCAGCAACGTCGGGAAAGGGTGCCGGCAGATCGGCGACGGCGAAGATACGTCGGGCGGCTGCTCGTGTCTGTCCCAGAAACTGGAAGGCCAGGGGCAGAGCCACGATGGCCTCGAAGGCGGCCATGGTACCCAGGGCAAACATCGGTAGCATGGCGCGGCCAATGCCATGCTGCACCAAGGGAATACCCAAGAGCAGGATCACCCACAGGGCCAGGTTGCCCATGAAACTCATGCCGGCGCTGCCGATTCCCGCGACTCCCGCCAGGTGCCCCTGCCGAGCGATGATCTGGGCATTCTTTTCCGCCAGCTCTCCCTGCAGGCGCGGTCCGGCATTGGCCACCAGCAGTTCTCCCATACCCTGAAGCGTATCGACGATCTGGACGCGCATCTCGGCCTGGATCTGCGTCATCTCTGCCCCTGCCCGCGCCCCCAGTCGCTCGCTGAGCACGGGCAGGCCAAGACCAGAAACCAACAGGAACAGCAGGAGCGCGAGACCCAGTTGCCAGGCGTAGAGGGCAAAGAAAGCCGCCATGATCAGGCTGGCGAGACCGGCCACGAGGAAAGGGGTAAAGACGCGCAGATAAAAATTGTTGAGGGTATCGATGTCGGCCACCAGCCGCGCCAGTAGGTCGCCAGAGCGCAGCCCACGCAGACCTGCCGGTGCCAGGGGCTCGAGGCGGGTATAGAACCAGGTACGCAACTGCGCCAGGAGGCGGAAAGTCGCCTCGTGCGTGACGATACGCTCCAGCCAGCGCGACAGGACGCGGATGGTGGCAAAGCCGCGCACCCCCGCTGCGGGCAGGAAAAAATTGTAGAGATTGAGGGTGGCATAGCCACCAAGGCCAGCCAGCGCCGCACTGGCCAGGAACCATCCCGACAGGGTCATGAGACCAAAGTTGGAGAGCATGGTCAGCAGGGCCAGCAGAGCGCCACCCAGCATCCACCAGCGATAGGGCGCGAACAGTTTGAGCAGACGCCAGAGATCCCTCATTGATCCCCCCGATAAGCGGCTACCAGCCGCGCATAGACGCCGCCGGCGGCAAGGAGCTCCTCATGCGTACCCGCTTCCACCACGCGACCGCCTTCCACCACCAAAATCCCGTCGGCCCGCTCCGCCGTCGCCAGACGATGGGCGATGACCACTGCCGTGCGCCCCCGGACCAAGCGCTGCAGGGCATCCAGAACCAGCGACTCACTTTCCATGTCGAGATTGGCGGTGGCCTCATCGAGGATGAGGAGTCGCGGGTCTTTCAGGAAAGCACGGGCCAGCGCCAGACGCTGAATCTGTCCGCCGGAAAGCCCTTGCCCGAGGTCACCGATATGGGTCGCAAGCCCCTCGGGCAAGGCCTGGATGAAATCCCAGGCGTGGGCAGCCTTGGCCGCCTCACGGAGTTCGCCGTCGCTGGCTTCGGGTCGCACGAGGCGCAGATTGTCGCCGATGGTGCCGTGAAAAAGGCGGGGATTCTGGGGAATCCAAGCGACGTGCTGCCACCAGGCCTCCCGCGGGATATCGGAAAGTGCAGCGGCAGCCTTCCCGTCCTCATCCTCCACCGTGATCTGCCCCTGCTGTGGCTGGATAAAGCCGAGGATGGCGGCGGCCAGGGTGCTCTTGCCCGCGCCGCTGGCACCGACGATGGCCGTGAAGCGCCCCGCCGGCAGGTGGGCGGACAGGCCTGCGAGCGCCACGCTGCCATCGGGATAGCGAAAATGCAGATCCGCAAGGCGCAGGCCAATGGCACCAGACAGGTGCAGGGCGGTGGCGCCGGACTCCGGCAAGGCGGGCCTGGGCGCATCGAGGATTTCGAAAATACGTTTGGCGGCGGCGATGGCGCTCATGCGGGCATGGTAATGCGTGGACAGGCCGCGCAGCGGATTGAAAAACTCCGGCGCCAGCAGCAGAACGAAGAAGGCCGCCAGAAAGGTCACGGAGGCGTGCACCTGCAGTAAGCGGGCACCCAGGGAGACGGCAACGAGGGCGATGGATAGGCTAGCAAAAAACTCCAGCACCGCCGAGGTTAGGAAGGCCACGCGCAAGCCGGCCATGGTGGTCTGCCGGTAGTCGTCGGAGATTCGGGCGACGATCTCGATCTCGTCCTTGGCCCGGCCGAAGATCTTCAGGGTGGTCAGTCCTTGGATCACATCGAGAAAGTGGGCGCTCATCAACAGCAGCTTGCGCCACTGGCGCTGGTTGATGGCCTCGGCCCGATAACCCACCAGCACCATGAAGAAGGGGACCAAAGGACCGGCAATGAGCAGGATCAGGCCGCTGATCCAGTCCACTGGAAAAACGAAGACGAGAATGGCCAGGGGCACCAGGCTGACCAGCGCCATCTGCGGCAGATACCGGGAAAAATAGGGCTCGAGGGCTTCCACCCCCTCGATGATGGTGCTGCTGATATCGCCGCTGCGCTCGCTGCCGAGGTCTACCGGACCTCGGGCCAGCAGGGCCGAAATCAGCTGCGCACGCAGATCCGTCTTGATCCGAGCGCTGGCGTGAAAGGCCACCACCTCCCCCGCCCAGGACAGGGCAGCGCGCAGAACGAAAAGGGCAAGCAGACCCCACAACCACGGCATCACGGCAGCAAGTTCGGCACCCTGGAAGGACACAGCATCGATGACGCGCGCCAGGATGCTCGCCTGAAGAATGATGAGCAGACCGGCGGCCAGTCCAAGGCCAATGGCAAAGTAGAGAACGCCCCGCGCAGAGCGCCCCTCCCGCATCAAGCGCTGATCCAGCCGTTCTGCTTTTGCCATGGGGGCTCCTATCTCCGACCGTGCCTTACCATACTACAATATGTGGCCAAGGACCGCCGCACTAGTGGAGAAAAAGGGTGAGCACGCCGGTATACCCGTAGATGCGATCCCGGGAGATTTCGCCGTTGGCAAAAAAACCCACCAGAGGCACCGGGCCGAGGCGTGCCGCGATCTGCCGCAACTCCGCCGAATCTGGCCCGAACAGGCTTTCGCCACGCCCCAGACAGGAGAAATACAGGGCGCCCCGGATCCTGCGACCGGCCCGCAGCGCATCGATGTCCGCCAGCATGCGCGCCAGATCGTTGCGCGCTGTCTCGGCGTCGCGTTTGCAAAACATCAGCTCCTGACCCGGTTCCACCAGCTCACCGATGGCGACGAGGCCATGTTCCTGGTCCACTCCCACGAGGTTACGCACCAGATAATCTCCGCGATCGTCACCGCTGACGGGCAAAGCCGCAAAGATGAACCCGGCGGCGCGGCGTATGTCGCGGGCGAGGATCTCACCCACCTCGGAGTAGAGCACCTCCAATGCAGGATGACGATCCAGGGTCACGATGATATTGCGCTGCGCCTCCTGTACCCGATGAACGGGGCCGATGGGGCTGCAACCCTGGGTCAGGCGCGTGACCACGGCGACCCGTTCCGAGAGCATCACTCCGCTCAGGCCGCCGTGCACGATCTCGCCGGCGATCTGCGCGCCATTGGCGCGGCTACTGCTGACGCCACCCACCAGAAAACCGCTGCTGGTGCGACTGGCCAGATCGGCAACCTGGGCCGTCAGATCGCTGCTGTGGGGATCCCCGTGCACCACGGCCAAAAAGGGCGCGCTGCCATCGGCCAGCTTCCAGCCGCCGGTGGCGTAGGGCGCCATTCCGTGGAACACCTGAAAATCCTCCGGCGCAAGGTCGGTGAGCATGAGGGCCAGGGCCTTCTGGTCCAGATATTCCACGCTGGTGGCGCAGATGCCGATGCCAACGCTGCCAACCCAGGTGACACCGGCAAAACGCTCCTTGAGTGCTGCCAGGATGGCTGGTAGGTCCTCCTCGAAGCCATCGGAGACATACAGAAAACCCAAAGTAGCGGGAAAGTCTTCCGGGATCGTTCTCAGAGCCGCCGCAAGTGCAGAGGACCAGTCGTCCATCGCCGCATGTCCATAGGGAAAGCTGTCGTACTTCATCGATTTCCTTACCCCTCCGGGCCTTTCCTGCGCCTGCCCATGCGGCAGTGGAGCTATGCTCGAATCTGGTGTACGGGAGGTCTACAACTAGCTTGAGGAGGGTGGCGCACTGTTGCTAGAAAAGGGTTTCTGGATCCGATTCGCAACGAATGAGGAGTGCGCCATGCAAGAGAGTACTGGTTTCGACGGAGGAATGGGAGAGTTGGGCCTGAACATCGAGGGCTTATTGCGGCGGTCCGCGCGCCAGCTGATCCAACAGGCCATCGAGGGCGAGGTGCAGGTGCTGCTGGAGGAGTATGCCGCGGTACGCATGGTCGATGGTCGCCGGGCCGTCGTGCGGAATGGATATCTGCCGGAGCGGGAGATCCTGACAGCGGTCGGCCCCGTGCCTGTACAGGTCCCCAAGGTGCGAGACCGCTCCGGTTCGGGCGTGGTCTTCCGTTCTTCCCTGGTACCGCCCTACGTGCGCAAGTCGCGGACCGTGGCCGCAGCGCTCCCCTGGTTGTACCTGCACGGGGTATCGTCGGGACGGATGCACGAGGCGCTGTCTGTTCTCCTGGGCGAGGAGGCCAAGGGGCTTTCTCCGGCCGTGCTGGGACGCTTGAAAGTCGAATGGGCGCAAGAGCATGCCCAATGGCAGCGCCGGTCTCTACAGGGAAAACGCTACGCCTATTGGTGGGCCGACGGGGTCTATACCCAGCTGCGGGCGGAGGACGATCCCCGGATGTGTCTCTTGGTCATTATTGGCGTGACGGCCGAGGGCAAGAAGGAGGTCGTGGCGGTCACCGACGGTTTACGGGAGTCCAAAGCCTCCTGGCTAGAGATCCTGCGGGACTTGCGCGACCGCGGGCTGCAGGAGGCGCCACTACTGGCCATAGGAGATGGGGCGATGGGTTTCTGGGCCGCCCTGGACGAGATTTACCCACAAACCCGTCATCAGCGCTGTTGGGTGCACAAGACGGCCAACATCCTCAACGAGCTACCGAAGCGCCTTCAGGGGAAAGCCAAGGCCGCCCTGCAGGCGATCTGGATGGCCGACACCCGTGAAGCTGCGGAGAAAGCCTGGCAAGCCTTCGTGCGGGACTACCAGGCCAAATATCCCAGAGCGGTCGCAAAGCTCGAGAAGGACCGGGACGTGCTGCTGACCTTCTTCGACTTCCCGGCAGAGCACTGGCGGCATATCCGCAGCAGCAACGCCATCGAATCGACCTTCGCCACCGTACGGCAACGCAGCAGCCGCACTAAAAACTGTGTCTCTCGAGCCACTTTCCTTGGCCTGAGCTACAAGCTCATCCAGCAGGCAGAGAGACACTGGCGCGGGATTCAGCATCCGGAAAGACTGCGCGAGCTCTTTGCCGGGGTGACATTTGTCGATGGGATGCCTGCCAACGAAACCCGGCTGGATCCTCAACAGGACGCCGCCTGAATCGTGTTAGCAAATGCTCATACACCAATCTTGACCATAGCTCGCGGCAGTGCAGGGCATGGTACAAAGTGCCGACCCGGCTGTCACCCCACCATCCATGCCCGCGCAAGGTCGACCCGGCGCCCCCGCCCGGAGCGCCAGCCCTCACGCAGCGTCCGCTGCCCCACATCCCCCCGTGCAGCCGGGACCAGAGCGCTGGCGTCCACCTTGGCAAGGCCCCTCGCAAAACCGATACTACGCGCGGAACCTGCGGACGGCGCAGGATGGGGGCTCAATACGACCATCTGCAGCCTGCCGCTCTGGGGCGGATAGCCGAAGCCGCTGTCGGTCGGCGGGCGCGAGTACGGTGATCACACCTGGGGGGTATCGCCCGTGCGTTTGGCAACGGAACATCCGCGCTGTGTACTACGCCCCTGGCAGGAGTCGGATCGGTATTCCCTCTGCGCCCAGGCCAACAATCCCAGAATCTGGCGGTGGCTCGCGGAAGGCTTCCCACGGCCCTACACCCTGGCCGATGCCGATGCCTGGATTGCCCACGCACAGGATTGCCAAAAGGATCTGACCCTGGCCATCGAGTTCTGCGGCGCCGCCGTCGGCAATATCGGCGTGCGCGCCACCGCCTCAGCCCGGCGCGGCCACATCGGTTACTGGATCGGCGAGGCGTTCTGGGGGCTCGGCCTTGCCACCGCCGCCGGCCGTGCCCTCATGAACCACCTGCGTGCCCAGGCGCACTTCGACTATCTGGAAACGCTGGTCTATGCCGGCAATGTCCCTTCCCAGCGGGTTCTGGAAAAACTCGGCTTCGTCGCCGACAACGCCCGCCCGCAAACGGTGTATAAGGACGGCGAGCGCCTGGAGGCCAGACGTTTTTTCTGCGCACTGCGCAACTGAATCTTCCACAGCCCGCTGGGAGATCCTAGGACTCCTGCGGTTGCGCGTGCTCCCGTGTGGCCATGAAGCGGATGCCGGGCCAGCGCTCCATGGTCAGTTCCAGATTGACCCGACTCGGAGCCAGAAAGGCGAGACGCTCTCCCGCATCCCAGGCCAGATGCGCCTCGAGCTTGGCTGTAAACTCTCCCAGGGTCTTGGGATCGGCGCTGTGGACCCAGCGCGCCGTGTGGATGGGGGCCGGCTCGAAGACCGCCTCGACCCCGTATTCCGTGCGCAGGCGCTCGGCCACCACATCGAACTGCAGGGTCCCCACCGCACCCAGCACCAGATCTCCACCGCTCAGGGGGCGAAAGACCTGCGTTGCACCCTCTTCCGCCAATTGTTGCAGGCCCTTCTGGAGTTGCTTCGCCCGCAAGGGATTGCGCAGCCGCACCCGACGGAAAAGCTCCGGGGCAAAATAGGGAATACCCGTGAACTGCAGATTTTCGCCCAGGGAAAAACTGTCGCCAATCTGGATACTCCCGTGATTGTGCAGGCCGATGATGTCGCCCGCATAGGCCTCCTCCACCACTTCCCGCTCCTGCGCCAGAAAAGTGATGGGGTTGTGCACCTGGATATCCCGCCCGAGGCGCAGGTGGCGGATGCGCATGCCGCGCTGGAAGCGGCCAGAGCAAATGCGCAGGAAGGCCACCCGGTCCCGGTGCTGCGGGTCCATATTGGCCTGGATCTTGAACACGAAGCCGGTGAAATGGGGCTCCGCGGCATCCACGACGCGCTC from Acidithiobacillus caldus ATCC 51756 carries:
- the nadB gene encoding L-aspartate oxidase, with amino-acid sequence MRNTPSRNRPTAKEAMPSFDFLIIGAGAAGLRAALGLAPLGRVAVLSKGEATDSASDWAQGGIAAVTDFVRDSIAAHVADTLAAGGGLCHPERVEAIVAAGPAVIEELAGWGVPFDREHGSWQLTREGGHGTRRVLHVADHTGAAITRTLLAQVYRENQIRIFPHTMALDLIRDDERCLGAWVLDAQGRIKAFTARAVVLASGGAGQVYQHSSSPRGANGDGLAMAWRAGAALANLEFIQFHPTTLYDPGQPAFLLSEALRGEGARLRLPGGEAFLEKYDERAELAPRDVVARAMAMEMRQRGIQHLCLDIHEQDCERIRRHFPGIYAHCQKRGYDLCREAVPVVPAAHYTCGGIVTDPSGQTTLPGLYAAGEAAWTGLHGANRLASNSLLECLVTARAIATHLAGLATLPAAASVVPAKPDILPALPADVAHERGRALQHLMWTQVGILRRQAELQRAMEQLTQWLEEDALAATGIAVEITHNAFRNRLQCAWLMTRGALARHESRGCHYDADHPNPHQPPEDLIQCLGSAQPERRPIGAADADASVARTLPSAASGTTR
- the ygfZ gene encoding CAF17-like 4Fe-4S cluster assembly/insertion protein YgfZ — encoded protein: MTHSSFLAPLSEELGILHCHGADAEKFLQGQFSNDLTSLPSPGGQWSSYSTAKGRMIANFYLLRDDDGFWLLLSRDLTETVAERLRKFRLMAKVDIEDAGTTHALLALWGAGATEVLGNPGGEDVPATPHAVSVRNGARIVRLPWPEPSFLILASGDDIASWGEQLRARGAHEATGADWRLGSIRAGIAFINAATTEQVIPQELNLEVLGGISFTKGCYPGQEIVARSHYLGRLKNQCYRLRAHAPLAPGRAIFSAAMGEQSIGLVIQAAAVGDGSFEALAVVRAEDAEHSTLGLEAQGQVPLEKLELPYSLPLQKAAEAN
- a CDS encoding sigma-E factor negative regulatory protein, giving the protein MNDESQKALMAFMAGELQGLEAERMAQRLEREAALAEAWERQHRVSFLLQQGRSGQRPAPADFAARVRAAIALETEEGALESRRRPANGPWFKASAAAAVVVLAVSLLSFLPGRGHVPTSQMASSSRGASATQAVAMDNGGKTVFALRPVRFVTTVEPDSRADLLIQRDIRRIWVPSGRAFPNAALGYAGYDPASFGGRLLPTRYERGAGIASPDLWAPAGQP
- the rpoE gene encoding RNA polymerase sigma factor RpoE; the encoded protein is MTEKTGRGESVGQDAGAQSDLVLVRRVQKGEKAAFDLLVRKYQHRVLALVGRFVRNPEEAEDVAQEAFVKAYRALKNFRGDSAFYTWLYRIAVNTAKNHLVAQGRQVSIADVETEDAEQFASADGLREYDTPEGLLLTKEIAQHIDAALTALPEDLRIAVTLREFEGLSYDEIAQVMECPVGTVRSRIFRAREAIAKVLAPLLEQSDHER
- a CDS encoding Do family serine endopeptidase, with the protein product MRRERFAGLKSPLVAVAVVLSLGIGALSPVYADAANTSTLVNLPDFTPIVRQYGPAVVNISTTETKVARNAGSPFPPNSPLNQFFAPFFGPQGPGGGPEDKYQVQSLGSGFIVSPDGYIVTAAHVVKGAQKIIVSLTNHQQYEAKLVGLSTRIDVALLKIDAKNLPTVQIGDSSKLEVGQWVLAVGAPFGFENSVTQGVVSATSRPLPDDPYIPFIQTDVPINPGNSGGPLFNMRGQVVGINDQIYTNSGGYMGLSFSIPINVAMDAVKQLKLGQKVHFGWLGVMIQDVSMDLAKSFHMKEPMGALVSQVVPNGPAAKAGIKPGDVIVSFDGQPVYNSAQLPPLVGALPAGFKAKVGIIRDGKAMTLPITIESLPSDMNGKEEGQEPASPSQKGDIKRLNIKVGPLSASARQQLDVNSGVLVLGVGQGPAGQAGVRPGDVILQVAQQPVTSVADLQKIVASLPAGQPIPVLLHRAQGNFYVVLTLPR